From the Amycolatopsis thermoflava N1165 genome, one window contains:
- a CDS encoding Lrp/AsnC family transcriptional regulator: MSGPLEPLDQAIARELAGDGRCSFTDLAERVGLSVSAVHQRVRRLEQRGVIQGYVARLDSEQIGLPLTALISLTPNDPAAPDDYPQRIEHIREIESCYSVAGDESYILLVRVASPRDLEDLLRRIREAAKVSTRTTVVLSTPFEGRPPTV; this comes from the coding sequence GTGAGCGGGCCGCTGGAGCCGCTGGACCAGGCGATCGCGCGGGAGCTGGCCGGCGACGGCCGCTGCTCCTTCACCGACCTGGCCGAGCGGGTGGGGCTATCGGTGTCGGCGGTGCACCAGCGCGTGCGGCGGCTGGAGCAGCGCGGCGTGATCCAGGGGTACGTGGCGCGGCTGGACAGCGAGCAGATCGGGCTGCCGCTGACCGCGCTGATCTCGCTGACCCCCAACGATCCGGCCGCGCCGGACGACTACCCGCAGCGCATCGAGCACATCCGGGAGATCGAGTCGTGTTACTCGGTCGCCGGCGACGAGTCCTACATCCTGCTGGTGCGCGTGGCGTCGCCGCGGGACCTGGAGGACCTGCTGCGCCGGATCCGGGAGGCGGCGAAGGTGTCGACGCGGACGACCGTGGTGCTGTCCACGCCGTTCGAGGGCCGTCCGCCGACGGTGTGA